A single Vulpes lagopus strain Blue_001 chromosome 3, ASM1834538v1, whole genome shotgun sequence DNA region contains:
- the ANKS4B gene encoding ankyrin repeat and SAM domain-containing protein 4B, protein MSTRYHQAASDSYLELLKEATKRDLNLSDEDGMTPTLLAAYHGNLEALEIICSRGGDPNRCDMWGNTPLHYAASNGHTHCVSFLVNFGANIFALDNSLQSPLDAAASREQNECVALLDKAATTQNIMNPKKVTRLKEQAQKNARRQIKECERLQEKHQNKMARNYSKEESGTLSSSNGTFSRSSLANASASGTFGSLSKGIKDTFKLKLKKNKDTAEQVGKESRSGQRNVMEVFREEEEDAFSGDFQEKPQFSAEDDGCVQHESILNRPGLGNIVFRKNKISSPEDMSDIKRGLEFKMCSELLQRQGAAEVDEAEADKEGEENSHEDDLPWDEDEVGWEEDVVDATPLEVFLQSHHLEEFLPIFMREQIDLEALLLCSDEDLQSIHMHLGPRKKVLNVINRRKQVLREPGQLVDTSL, encoded by the exons ATGTCCACTCGCTACCACCAAGCTGCTAGTGATAGCTACCTGGAACTCTTGAAAGAAGCTACCAAGAGAGATCTGAATCTTTCTGATGAGGATGGTATGACTCCCACACTCCTGGCAGCCTACCATGGGAATCTGGAAGCCCTAGAAATAATCTGCAGCCGAGG AGGGGATCCCAATAGATGTGACATGTGGGGAAATACTCCTCTACATTATGCAGCTTCCAATGGTCATACCCACTGTGTTTCATTCCTGGTTAACTTTGGTGCCAACATTTTTGCCCTGGACAACAGCTTACAGTCTCCGCTGGATGCTGCTGCCAGCAGAGAACAAAATGAATGTGTTGCTCTCCTGGATAAGGCTGCCACTACCCAGAATATCATGAACCCCAAGAAAGTTACCAGGCTGAAGGAGCAGGCTCAGAAAAATGCTAGGAGGCAGATCAAAGAATGTGAGAGGCTCCAGGAGAAGCACCAAAATAAAATGGCTCGCAACTATAGCAAGGAAGAATCTGGGACTCTTTCTTCTTCCAATGGCACATTCTCCAGGTCATCCCTTGCAAATGCTTCTGCTTCTGGTACATTTGGGTCACTGTCTAAGGGCATTAAAGATACCTTCAAGTTAAAGCTCAAGAAGAACAAAGATACAGCAGAGCAGGTAGGGAAAGAGAGCAGAAGTGGGCAGAGGAATGTGATGGAAGTgttcagagaagaggaagaagatgcaTTCTCAGGGGACTTCCAAGAGAAGCCCCAGTTCTCAGCAGAGGATGATGGATGTGTGCAACATGAATCCATTCTCAACCGTCCAGGTCTAGGAAATATTGtttttagaaagaacaaaatatcaaGTCCCGAAGACATGTCAGACATAAAAAGGGGGTTGGAGTTTAAAATGTGCAGTGAATTGCTTCAGAGACAAGGAGCAGCTGAGGTTGATGAAGCTGAGGCAGataaagagggagaggaaaacagtCATGAAGATGATCTGCCTTGGGATGAGGATgaagtggggtgggaggaagatgTGGTTGATGCTACTCCTCTGGAAGTATTTCTGCAGTCTCATCATCTGGAAGAATTCCTTCCCATTTTCATGAGAGAGCAGATTGATCTAGAAGCTTTGCTGCTTTGTTCTGATGAGGACCTTCAGAGTATACACATGCATCTTGGTCCCAGGAAGAAAGTTCTTAATGTTATAAACAGAAGGAAGCAGGTGCTACGAGAGCCTGGGCAACTGGTTGACACCAGCCTCTGA